A window of Blattabacterium cuenoti contains these coding sequences:
- the mrdA gene encoding penicillin-binding protein 2 has translation MSYFIFQKKNLKKIQIFYFLLIFIGVIFIFRLFYLQLYTEKYILNAFNTSIKQEIIIPERGSIFDRNNKLLVFNKSIYELLVIPMLVDNNLNVIELCNLLEIEQHTFYENFNKAKEYSKYLPSVFIPYISKEKFAAIQEKLYKYKGFDWTKRSLREYNVVSSANVLGYIGEISPETIIKMKNKKDNYYQIGDFIGWSGVEKSYENILRGKKGVKYWIKDKNGCIIGSYNHKKNNIKAIRGNDISLTIDWKLQNYAEKLMFQKKGGIVAIDPKNGEILSIVSSPINDPNLFLDLNRGKELQKLMHNTIDYPLFDRTTQACYSPASTFKLLTELAGLQMGVINKTTNFVCYKGFRLKNKIIHCHSGFHGIPIGMETAIAISCNNYFAQVYKRIIEKYPNNLTKGVNEWSDIIKSFGFGNYLNNDLATGEKGIIPDGNYYNNKYGNYKWNALTIISNGIGQGEINVTPIQLANMVCAIANKGFFYTPHIIKYINHKPIINNYTTAKYTKVNKKYFQLIINGMEKVFSIGTGKHFQSMNIKMAGKTGTTQNFIKNNNKIISMPDHSIFILFAPINNPKIAISVIIENGGYGAKWAGPIASLVAEKYINKYVTRKRLENKMLHSGLQKIYDNIATLKNITNNPIDNKK, from the coding sequence ATGTCTTATTTTATTTTTCAAAAAAAAAATTTGAAAAAAATACAAATCTTTTATTTTTTATTAATTTTTATAGGTGTTATTTTTATTTTTAGATTATTTTATTTACAATTATATACTGAAAAATATATTTTAAATGCTTTTAATACTTCTATAAAACAAGAAATTATTATACCTGAAAGAGGTTCTATTTTTGATAGAAATAATAAATTACTAGTGTTTAATAAATCAATTTATGAATTATTAGTAATTCCTATGTTAGTAGATAATAATTTAAATGTTATTGAATTATGTAATCTATTAGAAATAGAACAACATACTTTTTATGAAAATTTTAATAAAGCAAAAGAATATTCAAAATATTTACCTTCTGTTTTTATACCTTATATTTCAAAAGAAAAATTTGCTGCTATACAAGAAAAATTATATAAATATAAAGGATTTGATTGGACAAAACGATCACTTAGAGAGTATAATGTAGTTAGTTCTGCTAATGTTTTAGGATATATAGGAGAAATTAGTCCAGAAACTATTATAAAAATGAAAAATAAAAAAGATAATTATTATCAAATAGGTGATTTTATTGGATGGTCTGGAGTAGAAAAATCTTATGAAAATATTTTAAGAGGCAAAAAAGGGGTAAAATATTGGATTAAAGATAAGAATGGATGTATTATTGGTAGTTATAATCATAAAAAAAATAATATTAAAGCAATTCGTGGAAATGATATTTCTTTAACTATTGATTGGAAATTACAAAATTATGCTGAAAAATTAATGTTTCAAAAAAAAGGTGGTATAGTAGCAATTGATCCAAAAAATGGAGAAATTTTATCTATAGTTTCTAGTCCAATTAATGATCCCAACTTATTTTTAGATCTTAATAGAGGAAAAGAATTACAAAAATTAATGCATAATACTATAGATTATCCATTATTTGATAGAACTACACAAGCTTGTTATTCTCCTGCATCTACTTTTAAATTATTAACAGAATTAGCAGGTCTTCAAATGGGAGTGATAAATAAAACAACAAATTTTGTATGTTATAAAGGTTTTAGATTAAAAAATAAAATAATTCATTGTCATTCTGGATTTCATGGTATACCAATTGGAATGGAAACTGCTATAGCAATTTCTTGTAATAATTATTTTGCACAAGTTTATAAACGTATAATTGAAAAATATCCTAATAATTTAACAAAAGGAGTCAATGAATGGTCAGATATTATTAAAAGTTTTGGATTTGGAAATTATTTAAATAATGATTTAGCAACTGGAGAAAAAGGAATAATACCAGATGGTAATTATTATAATAATAAGTATGGAAATTATAAATGGAATGCACTTACAATCATTTCCAACGGAATTGGTCAAGGAGAAATTAATGTAACTCCTATTCAATTAGCAAATATGGTTTGTGCAATAGCAAATAAAGGATTTTTTTATACACCACATATAATAAAATATATTAATCATAAACCAATAATTAATAATTATACTACTGCTAAGTATACTAAAGTAAATAAAAAATATTTTCAATTGATAATTAATGGTATGGAAAAAGTTTTTTCTATTGGCACTGGAAAACATTTTCAATCTATGAATATTAAAATGGCAGGAAAAACTGGAACTACACAAAATTTTATTAAAAATAATAATAAAATTATTTCTATGCCTGATCATTCTATATTTATTTTATTTGCACCAATAAATAATCCAAAAATTGCCATTTCTGTAATTATAGAAAATGGTGGTTATGGAGCTAAATGGGCTGGCCCAATAGCTAGTTTAGTGGCAGAAAAATATATTAATAAATATGTAACTAGAAAAAGACTGGAAAATAAAATGTTACATTCTGGATTACAAAAAATATATGATAATATAGCAACACTTAAAAACATTACTAATAATCCAATTGATAATAAGAAATAA
- the mreC gene encoding rod shape-determining protein MreC — protein sequence MRRNIFHLIIQWRFIILFISLELISLLLSFSRYYNIGSSHYIIGHISESINHLRNFFLLEIENQKLIQENIKLRQDNYLSKIEKISKDFKKNNINYLQQYIYTPVKIINNSINNQENFITINKGSIDGIKIDMGVILSNGIAGIIIKTSHHFSVAISLLNTKIHINARLKKNKCFGTISWDGNSHKYVILYDIPKYSIFAKGDLVESDGKSTTFPEGIPIGNVSSYFFDKEHASYIIKVKLIEDFSLLENAYVVKNLFKQERINLQLKQ from the coding sequence ATGCGTCGTAATATTTTTCATTTGATTATACAATGGAGATTTATTATATTATTTATTTCTTTAGAATTAATATCTTTATTATTATCTTTTTCAAGATATTATAATATTGGATCTTCTCATTATATTATTGGACATATTTCTGAATCTATTAATCATTTGAGAAATTTTTTTTTATTAGAAATAGAAAATCAAAAATTAATACAAGAAAATATTAAATTAAGACAAGATAATTATTTATCTAAAATAGAAAAAATTTCTAAAGATTTTAAAAAAAACAACATTAATTATTTACAACAATATATTTATACACCTGTAAAAATTATTAATAATAGTATTAATAATCAAGAAAATTTTATTACTATCAATAAAGGTAGCATAGATGGTATAAAAATAGATATGGGAGTAATATTATCTAATGGAATTGCTGGAATTATTATTAAAACATCTCATCATTTTAGTGTAGCTATTTCATTATTAAATACTAAAATTCATATTAATGCAAGATTAAAAAAAAATAAATGTTTTGGAACAATTAGTTGGGATGGTAATAGTCATAAATATGTTATATTATACGATATTCCTAAATATTCTATTTTTGCTAAAGGTGATTTGGTAGAGTCAGATGGAAAATCTACAACTTTTCCTGAAGGTATTCCTATAGGAAATGTATCATCATATTTTTTTGATAAAGAACATGCAAGTTATATAATTAAAGTTAAATTAATAGAAGATTTTTCATTATTAGAAAATGCATATGTTGTAAAAAATTTATTTAAACAAGAACGTATTAATCTTCAACTAAAACAGTAA
- a CDS encoding rod shape-determining protein, whose translation MGLVNLAKNIFTQEIAIDLGTANTLIMHRNKIIVDLPSIIAIDIRTNKVLAVGEEAKQMQGKTHENIKIFKPLKDGVIADYQVAELMIREFINKIPGINNKIFTPSLIMVICIPSGITEVEKRAVKDSAQHLNAKEVYLIEEPMAAAIGSGISVTKAEGNMIIDIGGGTTECGVIALGGIVCKKSIKIAGDVFTNDIAYFLRSKYNLYIGERTAEKIKIAIGAAIKDIHDPPDDIHIQGIDLPTGKPKEINLSYQEIIPALDKSILRIEDAVMETLSSTPPELAADIYKTGIYMAGGGSLLRGLDIRISKKTGLSVALVEDPLRAVVKGTGVALKNIDKFTFLMK comes from the coding sequence ATGGGTTTAGTTAATCTTGCTAAAAATATTTTTACTCAGGAAATAGCTATTGATTTAGGAACAGCTAATACCCTTATTATGCATCGAAATAAAATTATTGTTGATTTACCATCTATAATAGCAATAGATATTCGAACTAATAAAGTATTAGCAGTAGGTGAAGAAGCTAAACAAATGCAAGGAAAAACACATGAAAATATTAAAATATTTAAACCATTAAAAGATGGAGTAATCGCAGATTATCAAGTAGCTGAATTAATGATTAGAGAATTTATTAATAAAATACCAGGCATAAATAATAAAATTTTTACACCATCTCTAATTATGGTAATATGTATTCCATCCGGTATTACAGAAGTAGAAAAACGTGCAGTGAAAGATTCTGCTCAACATCTTAATGCAAAAGAAGTTTATTTAATTGAAGAACCTATGGCCGCTGCTATAGGTTCTGGTATATCTGTGACAAAAGCAGAAGGAAATATGATTATTGATATAGGTGGAGGTACTACAGAATGTGGAGTTATTGCTTTAGGTGGTATTGTTTGTAAAAAATCTATTAAAATTGCTGGTGATGTCTTTACTAATGATATTGCTTATTTTTTGAGAAGTAAATATAATTTATATATTGGAGAACGAACAGCAGAAAAAATCAAAATTGCTATTGGTGCGGCTATAAAAGACATTCATGATCCACCTGATGATATTCATATACAAGGAATAGATTTACCAACTGGTAAACCTAAAGAAATTAATTTATCTTATCAAGAAATAATTCCTGCATTAGATAAATCAATTTTAAGAATTGAAGATGCAGTGATGGAAACGTTATCTAGTACACCACCAGAATTAGCTGCGGATATTTATAAAACAGGAATTTATATGGCTGGTGGAGGATCACTGTTAAGAGGATTAGATATAAGAATATCTAAAAAAACTGGGTTATCTGTTGCTTTAGTAGAAGATCCTTTAAGAGCTGTAGTAAAAGGTACTGGTGTGGCATTAAAAAATATTGATAAATTTACATTTTTAATGAAATAG
- the folK gene encoding 2-amino-4-hydroxy-6-hydroxymethyldihydropteridine diphosphokinase — MNHHSLFLSLAYYKYDKQKYIKQSNNLISKLIGQIIIQSSIFKSKRYTMYNTYNFDYIILQITTKLSPGQILEKIVYIESILGVSNHSEKRNIQQQNIQCLYKNKIIDIDILFYDNIIVNSKKLQIPHPLLHLRKFILIPMCEIKPYQYHPIFNMYLLELLGIYIDN, encoded by the coding sequence ATGAATCATCATTCTCTTTTTTTATCATTAGCTTATTATAAATATGATAAACAAAAATATATAAAACAATCAAATAATTTAATATCTAAATTAATAGGACAAATTATTATACAATCTTCTATATTTAAAAGTAAAAGATATACAATGTATAATACATATAATTTTGATTATATTATTTTACAAATAACAACTAAATTATCTCCTGGTCAAATTTTAGAAAAAATTGTATATATAGAATCCATTTTAGGTGTAAGTAATCATTCAGAAAAAAGGAATATACAACAACAAAATATCCAATGCTTATATAAAAATAAAATTATTGATATTGATATTTTATTTTATGATAATATTATTGTAAATAGTAAAAAATTACAAATTCCTCATCCTTTATTACATCTTAGAAAATTTATTTTAATACCTATGTGTGAAATAAAACCATATCAATATCATCCAATATTTAATATGTACTTATTAGAATTATTAGGAATATATATAGATAATTAA
- a CDS encoding Rid family detoxifying hydrolase: MMLINKNLVFGPYQTYILINNFLFVSGQIAINIDTNQFIFDNIEKETDQIMKNLEMILSNVNMNFNNVVKTSLFIKNMNNLPKINVIYSKYFINYNYPARETIEVSQLPKNANIEISLIACKYKK, encoded by the coding sequence ATGATGTTAATAAACAAGAATTTAGTTTTTGGTCCATATCAAACTTATATATTAATTAATAATTTTTTATTTGTTTCTGGACAAATTGCTATCAATATAGATACAAATCAATTTATTTTTGATAATATAGAAAAAGAAACAGATCAAATTATGAAAAATTTAGAGATGATTCTATCCAATGTTAATATGAATTTTAATAATGTTGTTAAAACTTCTTTATTTATAAAAAACATGAATAATTTACCAAAAATTAACGTAATATATTCTAAATATTTTATTAATTATAATTATCCTGCTAGAGAAACTATAGAAGTATCTCAATTACCTAAAAATGCTAATATAGAAATATCATTAATAGCTTGTAAATATAAAAAATAA